The Larus michahellis chromosome 12, bLarMic1.1, whole genome shotgun sequence genome contains a region encoding:
- the COMMD7 gene encoding COMM domain-containing protein 7, translating into MLRLRRAAAPGPGGAGGAAAAAMGLLNFTRDPVPEAVSGDMHNLNQLSAQQFSALTEVLFRFLTEPKEVERFLTQLSDFATMNKISLGPLKNIVKSILLVPNGALKRNLSSEQVRADFIALGLSEEKASYFAEQWKVNSPTLTRLAVGQTLMINQLIDMEWKFGVTAGSSELEKVGSIFLQLKLVIKKGSQTENVYIELTLPQFYSFLHEMERVKTSLESFS; encoded by the exons ATGCTCAggctgaggcgggcggcggcgccggggccgggcggggcgggcggagccgcGGCAGCCGCCATGGGGCTGCTCAACTTCACCCGCGACCCGGTGCCGGAGGCGGTGAGCGGCGACATGCACAACCTCAACCAGCTcagcgcccag CAATTCTCAGCGCTGACTGAAGTGCTCTTCCGCTTTCTAACAGAACCCAAGGAG GTAGAAAGGTTTCTGACTCAGCTCTCAGACTTTGCCACCATGAATAAAATCAGCTTGGGCCCCCTGAAAAACATTGTCAAAAGTATTCTTCTGGTACCTAATG GTGCCCTGAAGAGGAATTTGTCTTCTGAACAAGTCAGAGCAGATTTTATTGCTCTAG GCCTCAGTGAAGAGAAAGCCAGTTATTTTGCAGAACAG TGGAAGGTGAATTCCCCCACCCTGACACGCCTGGCTGTTGGTCAGACGCTGATGATTAACCAGCTGATAGATATGGAGTGGAAGTTTGGAG TGACTGCTGGGAGCAGTGAACTGGAAAAAGTGGGAAGTATCTTCTTACAG cTGAAGCTGGTGATTAAAAAAGGGAGCCAAACGGAAAACGTATATATAG agttaACTTTGCCCCAGTTCTACAGTTTTCTGCATGAAATGGAACGGGTCAAGACCAGCCTGGAAAGTTTCAGCTGA